One genomic segment of Zymoseptoria tritici IPO323 chromosome 5, whole genome shotgun sequence includes these proteins:
- the GLS-A1 gene encoding glutaminase A L-glutamine amidohydrolase (Secreted glucaminase A (usually mitochondrial). Large (710aa) secreted protein. Hypothetically conserved in other fungi. Hydrolase class enzyme that catalyzes the deamination of glutamine to form glutamate and ammonium ions. Theoretical pI: 4.62. Glutaminase A is active only at acid pH.Acid-Base Balance. ...): MAMRWLSALIFWLQTLLFGQQVLASIASLPSYPLAVKSPYLSTWLPSTGIQDVANAQPEFWTGQQINWPVLARVDGKAYALLNSPAEVSGTVTAAKTLEVRYSSTHTWITLGAGEVKFTLDFFSPVYPRDLQLQSLPYSYLTVQVDTDQPRDIEVFSAIDQTWTQQNGSSSINYTTTDSNGYFRFFNKNQTPFQEVDDMAAWGSVIFGTTNEENVTHASGPARDVLSTFIDNGDLAQMPSDELGSNIAGLAKSLGRVGSEGAAVTFGVGFQRDLAIEYLGEVQTGYHRTMWLEITEAFEFFMGNYKDANDFSEKFDRQVRTKAESMSDDWGSQYADICEASVRQCLAAYELTVPINNLTAEPWAFLKEISSDGNINTIDLIFQTWPIFVSLNPEWIKLQLLPVLNYHASGRWPKEYTIHDIGTNYPYATGHDDGVEEDMPLFETSSILILLHAYEQLSNSSSLTDRYASLLPGWADYLVSNALYPSTQLSSVDVIFPSANQTGLAIQSTIALQAAARLLNNETYSSAAKSFSKTLYDHGLGLNTDHPTPSSYFTYNYAHPTSWSVLFPAFSDILLNLSTFLTSAYFHQTQLYLNQLDLTPAGLPFAHAPAANVTGVSWALTDWNIVYAAASGSEELKKKVVQSTWEFMTNGLNRVPFGTKYVVEEGAEEGQVGEWIGNKARSTVGGHFAILAVERGCGRGCRGCEVDTEV; this comes from the exons ATGGCGATGCGCTGGCTCTCCGCCCTCATCTTCTGGCTGCAGACTCTTCTCTTCGGCCAACAAGTCCTCGCCAGCATCGCCAGTCTCCCCTCCTACCCTCTCGCCGTCAAGTCACCCTACCTCTCGACCTGGCTTCCCAGCACAGGCATTCAAGATGTAGCGAATGCGCAACCCGAGTTCTGGACTGGACAACAGATCAACTGGCCAGTGTTGGCCCGTGTCGATGGCAAAGCGTATGCGCTGCTGAACTCGCCAGCAGAGGTCTCAGGTACGGTGACAGCTGCGAAGACGCTGGAAGTGCGCTATAGCTCGACGCACACGTGGATTACATTGGGAGCTGGAGAGGTGAAATTCACGCTGGACTTTTTCTCACCAGTGTATCCTCGAGATCTGCAGTTGCAGTCTCTGCCGTATTCTTATCTGACGGTGCAGGTGGACACGGATCAACCGAGGGATATTGAGGTCTTCAGCGCGATCGATCAGACTTGGACACAGCAGAATGGGAGCTCGAGTATCAATTACACGACTACGGACTCGAATGGGTACTTCCGCTTTTTCAACAAGAACCAGACGCCATTCCAAGAAGTCGACGACATGGCTGCATGGGGGTCTGTCATTTTCGGCACGACGAATGAAGAGAATGTCACCCATGCTTCTGGCCCTGCGCGAGATGTCCTCTCCACATTCATCGACAACGGAGATCTTGCTCAAATGCCAAGTGATGAATTGGGATCCAATATCGCCGGTCTTGCAAAATCTCTAGGTCGAGTTGGTAGTGAGGGCGCAGCCGTTACTTTTGGTGTTGGGTTTCAACGAGACTTGGCGATCGAGTACTTGGGCGAGGTCCAGACTGGGTACCATCGAACTATGTGGCTAGAGATTACAGAGGCATTCGAGTTCTTCATGGGGAACTACAAGGATGCGAACGACTTCTCGGAGAAGTTCGATCGTCAAGTGCGCACCAAGGCAGAGTCCATGTCTGATGACTGGGGAAGTCAGTATGCTGATATCTGCGAGGCGAGCGTGAGGCAGTGCCTTGCAGCGTATGAGCTGACG GTCCCAATCAACAACCTCACAGCGGAGCCGTGGGCTTTTCTGAAAGAGATCTCGAGTGATGGCAACATCAATACCATTGATCTCATTTTCCAGACCTGGCCGATCTTCGTGTCGTTGAATCCCGAATGGATCAAGCTGCAACTTTTGCCGGTCCTGAACTACCACGCTTCAGGGCGGTGGCCGAAGGAATACACCATCCACGATATTGGCACTA ACTATCCCTACGCCACTGGTCACGACGAcggcgtcgaagaagacatgCCTTTGTTCGAAACCTCCtcaatcctcatcctcctccacgcctACGAACAactctccaactcctcctccctcaccgaCCGCtacgcctccctcctccccggCTGGGCGGACTACCTCGTCTCCAACGCCCTCTACCCCTCCACTCAACTCTCCAGCGTCGACGTAATCTTCCCCTCCGCCAACCAAACCGGTCTCGCCATACAATCCACCATCGCTTTGCAGGCCGCCGCTCGCCTCCTCAACAACGAGACATACTCATCAGCTGCAAAGTCCTTCTCCAAGACTCTATACGACCACGGACTAGGCCTCAACACCGACCACCCAACCCCCTCCTCCTACTTCACATACAACTACGCCCACCCCACCTCCTGGTCCGTCCTCTTCCCCGCCTTCTCCGACATCCTGCTCAACCTCTCCACCTTCCTCACCTCCGCTTACTTCCATCAAACCCAACTGTACCTGAACCAACTCGACCTCACCCCCGCCGGCCTGCCTTTCGCCCACGCTCCGGCCGCAAATGTGACTGGCGTCTCCTGGGCGCTGACGGATTGGAATATCGTCTACGCCGCTGCTTCGGGGAGtgaggagttgaagaagaaggtggtGCAATCAACGTGGGAATTCATGACGAATGGATTGAATCGGGTGCCGTTTGGGACGAAGtatgtggtggaggagggggcGGAGGAAGGGCAGGTGGGGGAGTGGATTGGGAATAAGGCGAGGAGTACGGTTGGGGGGCATTTTGCTATACTGGCGGTTGAGAGGGGGTGTGGGAGGGGGTGCAGGGGGTGTGAGGTTGATACAGAAGTGTGA